The following are encoded in a window of Bacillota bacterium genomic DNA:
- a CDS encoding conjugal transfer protein TraR, with the protein MQSRDYGKRGINLEQDKLNYFRRRLRLEREEALARLSRLEEAEQLGGLRDALQELSMYDNHPGDLGTETFERSKDLGLRDLARVRLGKIEEALEKIEKGAYGICEVCGEEIPDARLEAVPTAALCFRCQQEREENGRTKRRPVEEGVVMPPFGGFPEDWFSKENRERIMYDGEDSWQEVARYGTSSDVVHGESGLPPELAEEKRGSVEDVESLPYWRDRRDGTFYQDFRGRDDEERPGGPV; encoded by the coding sequence GTGCAGTCTCGAGATTACGGGAAACGGGGGATTAATTTGGAGCAGGATAAACTGAACTACTTTCGCCGGCGCCTGCGTTTGGAACGGGAGGAGGCTCTTGCCCGCCTTTCCCGCCTGGAGGAGGCGGAACAGCTGGGGGGTTTGCGCGATGCCCTTCAGGAGCTTTCGATGTACGACAACCACCCCGGAGATCTCGGAACGGAAACCTTTGAGCGGAGCAAAGACCTCGGGCTGCGCGACCTGGCGCGCGTCCGGTTAGGCAAGATTGAAGAGGCCCTTGAGAAAATTGAAAAGGGTGCCTACGGAATTTGTGAAGTTTGCGGGGAGGAAATTCCTGACGCCAGGCTGGAAGCGGTTCCGACCGCGGCGCTCTGTTTCCGGTGCCAGCAGGAGAGAGAAGAAAACGGCAGGACAAAGCGGAGGCCCGTTGAAGAAGGTGTGGTGATGCCGCCCTTCGGAGGGTTTCCCGAGGACTGGTTTTCTAAGGAGAACAGGGAAAGGATCATGTATGACGGCGAAGACAGCTGGCAGGAGGTGGCCCGCTACGGAACCTCTTCCGACGTGGTGCACGGGGAGTCTGGCCTTCCCCCGGAACTGGCAGAGGAAAAAAGGGGATCCGTAGAAGATGTGGAATCCCTCCCGTACTGGCGTGATCGTCGCGATGGGACATTTTACCAGGATTTCCGGGGACGGGATGACGAAGAAAGGCCGGGAGGACCCGTCTAG
- a CDS encoding cyclic lactone autoinducer peptide codes for MFEAVKTNLLRFASALLLLVAATGASTARWFHWYQPKLPEKG; via the coding sequence ATGTTCGAGGCGGTTAAGACAAACCTTCTGCGATTTGCTTCAGCGCTGCTTCTGCTCGTAGCGGCAACGGGAGCAAGCACCGCTCGCTGGTTCCACTGGTATCAGCCGAAGCTGCCGGAAAAGGGATAA
- the lspA gene encoding signal peptidase II produces MVRFVIVTLAAFAVDQLGKFFITRHLRPGESIEVLPRIFHLTYIKNPGGAFGILAYQTQIFVVLSIFTVLLLAVAVFYCRQERKPGWSLAFLTAGVLGNLVDRLRTGYVIDFLDFRVWPVFNPADVFIFIGAVSLFWILVGFRGTKKEW; encoded by the coding sequence TTGGTCCGATTCGTAATTGTAACATTAGCGGCTTTTGCAGTTGACCAGTTGGGAAAGTTCTTCATCACGCGTCATCTTCGTCCGGGTGAATCGATCGAGGTTTTGCCCCGCATTTTTCACCTTACTTACATCAAAAATCCGGGCGGGGCCTTTGGGATCCTGGCCTATCAAACACAAATTTTCGTTGTCTTAAGTATTTTTACAGTGCTTTTGCTCGCGGTGGCCGTCTTTTACTGCAGGCAGGAGCGCAAGCCAGGCTGGAGTTTGGCGTTCCTCACAGCAGGAGTTTTGGGAAATTTGGTGGACCGGCTGCGGACCGGATATGTTATTGATTTTCTTGATTTTCGGGTTTGGCCTGTTTTTAACCCCGCTGATGTTTTTATTTTCATTGGGGCTGTCTCTCTTTTCTGGATATTAGTTGGTTTTCGAGGCACCAAAAAGGAATGGTGA
- a CDS encoding nitroreductase family protein — MSGNIVDVIKKRRSVRAFKGEPVPEGVLAQILDAARWAPSAGNLQPWEFYVVRNQDTKKGLAKAALGQMFLAEAPVVIVVCAVPARSGRRYRERGEKLYCLQDTAAAVQNILLAAAGFGLGSCWVGAFDEEGARRVLGLGPDLRPVAMVPLGYPAEAPSAPGRRSLEEIVHVVD, encoded by the coding sequence TTGAGCGGAAATATCGTGGATGTTATCAAAAAACGGCGCTCTGTGCGGGCCTTTAAAGGAGAGCCGGTTCCCGAAGGGGTGCTGGCCCAAATTTTAGATGCAGCCCGGTGGGCTCCCTCTGCGGGGAACCTGCAGCCGTGGGAATTTTATGTCGTAAGAAATCAAGACACTAAGAAGGGGCTTGCAAAGGCCGCACTCGGCCAGATGTTCCTGGCCGAGGCGCCGGTGGTGATCGTTGTTTGCGCCGTTCCGGCCCGTTCGGGGCGCCGTTACCGGGAGCGGGGGGAAAAATTATACTGCCTTCAGGATACTGCTGCGGCCGTTCAGAACATTCTGCTTGCTGCTGCAGGTTTTGGCCTCGGTTCCTGCTGGGTGGGTGCCTTTGACGAGGAGGGGGCGCGCCGCGTTTTAGGTCTGGGGCCGGACTTGAGACCTGTTGCAATGGTTCCTCTTGGATACCCCGCGGAAGCGCCTTCCGCTCCAGGCCGCCGCTCCCTGGAAGAAATTGTTCATGTAGTGGATTAG
- a CDS encoding PFL family protein: MKTSSVSCIASRKGEVLLPFPYTPEEIFETIRMVELENLDIRTITLGISLLDCGGSDVKKIGARIYDKILRCAANLVEVGEELERAYGIPIINKRVAVTPLALIGGNCSGDYFYLAQVLENAAREIGVNFIGGYAALVHKGFTEGDRRLIESLPRALSQTERVCAAVNVGTTKAGINMEAVSMMGRVIKETAELTAAQGGIGCAKLVVFCNAPEDNPFMAGAFHGVGEPECTLNVGVSGPGVILNVVRSHPDADLGTLASLIKQTAFKVTRMGELIGRAASRRLGIPFGVVDLSLAPTPAFGDSVAEILEAMGLERCGAPGSTAALAILNDAVKKGGAMASSYVGGLSGAFIPVSEDAGMARAAAEGALTIEKLEAMTCVCSVGLDMVVIPGDTPAETIAALIADEAAIGMINNKTTGIRIIPAPGRQPGDYVEFGGLLGRAPVMQVNRYSPAAFIRRGGRIPAPLQALTN; this comes from the coding sequence ATGAAGACATCTTCCGTTTCATGCATCGCGTCTAGGAAAGGAGAGGTGCTCTTGCCTTTTCCTTATACTCCGGAGGAAATCTTCGAAACGATCCGGATGGTGGAGTTAGAAAACCTGGATATCAGAACGATTACCCTGGGGATCAGCCTCCTGGACTGCGGGGGTTCTGATGTAAAAAAAATCGGAGCCAGGATTTACGATAAGATCCTCCGTTGCGCTGCCAATCTCGTGGAGGTGGGGGAGGAGCTGGAGCGCGCTTACGGAATTCCGATTATTAACAAACGGGTCGCGGTGACTCCCCTTGCCTTGATTGGAGGCAACTGTTCCGGTGATTATTTTTACCTCGCTCAGGTTTTGGAAAACGCCGCCCGGGAAATAGGTGTTAATTTTATCGGCGGCTATGCTGCCCTGGTTCATAAAGGCTTTACAGAAGGGGATCGAAGACTGATTGAGTCTCTTCCCCGTGCCCTGTCCCAAACGGAGCGCGTCTGTGCCGCAGTAAATGTGGGAACCACAAAAGCCGGAATCAACATGGAAGCGGTTTCTATGATGGGAAGGGTGATTAAAGAGACGGCAGAGCTTACCGCGGCGCAGGGGGGGATCGGCTGCGCGAAGCTGGTTGTATTTTGCAACGCACCAGAAGACAATCCTTTCATGGCAGGCGCCTTTCACGGAGTTGGAGAGCCTGAATGCACCCTCAATGTCGGGGTAAGCGGGCCCGGGGTAATTTTAAACGTGGTCCGCAGTCATCCCGACGCCGACCTCGGCACCCTTGCTTCTTTAATCAAGCAGACCGCATTTAAGGTTACGAGGATGGGGGAGCTCATCGGCCGCGCTGCATCCAGGAGGCTGGGGATTCCCTTCGGAGTCGTAGACCTTTCCCTGGCTCCCACTCCGGCGTTTGGAGACAGTGTTGCCGAGATCCTCGAAGCGATGGGGCTGGAGCGCTGCGGCGCCCCGGGCAGTACGGCGGCCCTCGCGATTTTGAACGATGCCGTTAAAAAGGGGGGCGCGATGGCCTCTTCTTATGTTGGAGGTTTAAGCGGAGCCTTTATACCGGTAAGCGAGGATGCCGGGATGGCGCGCGCCGCGGCTGAGGGAGCGCTTACGATTGAAAAACTCGAGGCAATGACCTGCGTTTGTTCCGTTGGTCTGGATATGGTCGTGATTCCAGGTGATACCCCGGCGGAAACGATTGCAGCTTTAATTGCCGACGAGGCTGCAATCGGGATGATCAACAACAAAACTACGGGTATCCGGATCATACCGGCACCCGGAAGGCAGCCCGGTGATTATGTCGAGTTCGGAGGGCTCCTGGGAAGAGCCCCGGTAATGCAGGTGAACAGGTACAGTCCTGCCGCTTTCATCCGGCGGGGCGGCCGGATTCCTGCGCCCCTTCAGGCCCTTACCAATTAG
- a CDS encoding glycosyltransferase family 4 protein has product MKIGIFTDSYRPYVSGVVRSIETFARELINRGHEVYVFAPRYPDARQNEENIYRFPSFRTPFHPEFYIGLPFPWQARQYARKWGLDIIHVHSPFLLGRLGASFARRLDVPLVFTYHTLYDQYIHYFPFARGLARHVVIYLAREFCNRCDLVIAPTGVIKNLLEGYGVRRPIVPIPTGIHPERFQDGDPNFLYENFGVPREDRVLLFVGRLGKEKNLDFLLRVFSLVLQKQRAATLVLVGSGPEKEALGAFAKELGIGTKVVFTGLLAPDVVAGAYRSADLFVFPSVTETQGLVLLEAMAAGLPVVARAAFGSLAMVRDGVTGFLCSECEEEFAAKILLLLEQPLLKRQMGEAARARALSLSAEKMALRLEKTYHALLEGDRELLETLAREEI; this is encoded by the coding sequence ATGAAGATTGGAATTTTTACGGATAGCTACAGACCCTATGTAAGCGGAGTAGTTCGCTCCATCGAAACTTTTGCCCGGGAACTGATTAACCGGGGCCACGAAGTCTACGTTTTCGCTCCCCGCTACCCGGACGCCCGACAGAACGAGGAAAATATCTACCGCTTTCCTTCTTTTCGCACCCCCTTTCACCCGGAATTTTACATCGGTTTGCCTTTCCCCTGGCAGGCCAGGCAGTATGCGAGGAAATGGGGACTGGACATCATTCACGTTCATTCGCCTTTTTTGCTCGGGCGTTTGGGGGCGTCCTTTGCCCGGCGCTTAGATGTCCCCCTTGTCTTCACGTATCATACCCTGTACGACCAGTATATCCATTATTTTCCCTTCGCCCGGGGGCTTGCGCGGCACGTGGTGATTTACCTGGCCCGGGAGTTTTGCAACCGCTGCGACCTGGTGATCGCACCGACCGGGGTGATCAAAAACCTCCTGGAAGGCTACGGGGTCAGGCGTCCAATTGTTCCCATTCCCACCGGGATTCACCCCGAACGGTTTCAGGACGGAGATCCCAATTTTCTTTATGAAAATTTTGGGGTCCCGCGGGAAGACAGAGTTCTCCTTTTTGTGGGGAGACTGGGTAAGGAGAAAAACCTTGACTTCCTTTTGAGGGTCTTCAGTCTGGTGCTTCAAAAGCAGCGCGCGGCAACCCTGGTTCTGGTGGGAAGCGGCCCCGAAAAAGAGGCCCTGGGCGCTTTTGCGAAAGAGCTGGGAATTGGCACAAAGGTTGTTTTTACCGGCCTTCTCGCGCCGGATGTTGTGGCAGGGGCTTACCGGAGCGCGGATCTTTTTGTTTTTCCTTCGGTAACGGAAACCCAGGGTCTTGTGCTGCTCGAGGCGATGGCTGCCGGTTTGCCGGTTGTGGCAAGGGCGGCATTTGGTTCGCTGGCCATGGTCCGGGATGGGGTGACCGGGTTTCTCTGCAGTGAGTGTGAAGAAGAATTTGCAGCAAAAATCCTCCTTCTCCTTGAGCAGCCTTTGTTAAAAAGGCAAATGGGAGAGGCAGCAAGGGCGAGGGCGCTCTCCCTTTCTGCCGAAAAAATGGCGCTGCGTTTGGAAAAAACGTACCACGCCCTGCTCGAAGGTGATCGCGAACTCTTAGAAACTTTAGCTCGAGAGGAAATTTGA
- a CDS encoding copper amine oxidase N-terminal domain-containing protein, protein MAFLLTLSLASSAIAGNNYCLANAKVFVNGKQLIFDQEPIITNDRILVPVRAIAESLGATVEWQDPKVTIKKGATEIILTINSEMAQRENRKIFFMEQPPIIVNGRTMVSLRFVAEALGASVAWDDNTRAVTITSNGDFTASNQPIDEGAGDNYYKLYDPVIGPDTGPIPEEARKYVLEHRLLKDIRNIQYVPTRFLEFGSYDTMISGTDESGQEKLVWLTKNKYTGEISVTGSVFPDKGISQETVISTLEKKEIKKESIKKIYIAPYEKNQIYWFVIAEQGDKKYYYCLDFYTGDIIIENIVT, encoded by the coding sequence ATGGCTTTTTTGTTGACACTGTCACTTGCCTCATCTGCTATTGCGGGTAACAATTATTGCTTGGCCAATGCTAAAGTTTTTGTTAATGGAAAACAACTTATATTTGATCAAGAGCCTATAATAACCAATGATAGAATATTAGTTCCAGTACGAGCTATTGCAGAGTCTCTAGGTGCAACCGTAGAATGGCAAGATCCCAAGGTAACTATAAAAAAAGGAGCAACAGAAATAATTTTAACCATTAATTCTGAAATGGCTCAAAGAGAAAACAGGAAAATATTCTTTATGGAACAGCCGCCAATTATTGTCAACGGGCGTACGATGGTATCTCTTCGCTTTGTAGCAGAAGCACTTGGGGCAAGTGTTGCCTGGGACGATAACACCAGAGCCGTTACCATTACATCGAATGGTGACTTTACGGCGTCCAACCAACCAATTGATGAAGGTGCTGGAGATAATTACTATAAATTATATGACCCAGTCATTGGTCCTGACACTGGTCCTATTCCTGAGGAAGCAAGAAAGTATGTTCTAGAACACAGACTTTTGAAAGACATAAGGAATATACAGTATGTTCCTACTCGTTTTCTTGAATTCGGAAGTTACGACACAATGATTTCCGGGACCGACGAATCTGGCCAGGAAAAGCTTGTTTGGTTAACCAAGAACAAGTATACAGGCGAGATTTCTGTAACAGGCTCGGTTTTTCCTGATAAAGGTATCTCTCAGGAAACGGTTATATCCACCCTTGAAAAAAAGGAAATAAAGAAAGAAAGCATTAAAAAGATATATATTGCTCCCTACGAAAAAAATCAAATCTATTGGTTTGTTATAGCGGAACAGGGAGATAAGAAATATTATTACTGTTTGGATTTCTACACAGGTGATATTATTATAGAAAATATTGTTACTTGA
- a CDS encoding RluA family pseudouridine synthase, whose amino-acid sequence MSEETYRFEVPPEADGKRLDYFLSRQTPFLSRSQVQRLIEKGLVLVNFRQARSSYRVRANDQIEMKVPPPDEVALRPESIPLEIVYEDDDLLVVNKPPGLVVHPAPGHSGGTLVNALLNHCPNLPGIGGYLRPGIVHRLDKDTSGLLVVSKTDLAHQSLTAQLKARQIKRKYLALVHGEVREEEGMIDAPLGRDPKNRKKIAVVPNGKEARTFYRVKERFPGYTLLDVELETGRTHQIRVHLAYAGYPVAGDPVYGPRRNPLDLPGQALHAYRITFTHPRTGEFLSFEAPLPPAFAAAVTILREAAGVSRKTSC is encoded by the coding sequence ATGAGTGAGGAAACCTACCGTTTTGAAGTACCTCCAGAAGCAGACGGCAAGCGGCTGGATTATTTCTTGAGCAGGCAAACCCCTTTTTTGAGCCGAAGCCAGGTGCAGCGCCTGATTGAAAAGGGTCTTGTCCTGGTAAATTTCCGGCAGGCGCGTTCCAGCTACCGGGTGCGGGCAAATGATCAAATTGAAATGAAGGTTCCTCCTCCCGATGAGGTTGCTCTCCGCCCCGAGTCCATTCCGCTGGAGATTGTTTACGAAGACGACGACCTGCTGGTTGTAAATAAACCGCCCGGGCTCGTTGTCCACCCTGCTCCCGGACACAGCGGAGGCACCCTGGTGAATGCGCTGCTCAATCACTGCCCCAATTTGCCGGGAATCGGGGGGTACCTGCGGCCGGGCATCGTCCACCGCCTGGACAAAGACACCTCCGGTCTGCTTGTGGTGAGCAAAACCGACCTTGCCCACCAGAGTCTGACTGCCCAGCTCAAGGCCCGCCAGATCAAGAGAAAGTACCTTGCTCTGGTGCATGGAGAAGTGCGCGAAGAAGAGGGCATGATCGATGCTCCTTTGGGGAGAGATCCAAAAAATCGCAAAAAGATCGCCGTAGTTCCGAACGGGAAGGAGGCACGCACCTTTTACCGCGTCAAAGAGCGGTTCCCCGGTTACACACTCCTTGACGTGGAACTGGAAACAGGGCGGACCCACCAGATCCGGGTTCACCTGGCTTACGCAGGGTATCCGGTCGCCGGGGATCCTGTCTACGGCCCCCGCCGCAACCCCCTCGACCTGCCCGGTCAGGCCCTTCATGCCTACCGGATCACGTTCACCCACCCCCGCACCGGGGAATTCCTTTCCTTTGAAGCACCGCTCCCCCCCGCCTTTGCTGCAGCCGTCACTATCCTGAGGGAGGCTGCGGGTGTTTCCCGGAAGACCTCCTGCTGA
- a CDS encoding nucleotidyl transferase AbiEii/AbiGii toxin family protein gives MWFELLKKAFSVLKASEIKDSEWTFGGGTALALIFRHRESRDVDIFFSDAQMLTLITPRLKEGREADRRLRGGFIVPEAAVRRRKIDFLSPLT, from the coding sequence ATGTGGTTTGAACTCCTCAAGAAAGCTTTTTCTGTTTTGAAAGCGTCGGAGATAAAGGATAGCGAATGGACTTTCGGTGGAGGTACCGCCCTGGCACTCATCTTTCGTCATCGGGAAAGCAGGGACGTTGATATCTTCTTCAGCGACGCCCAGATGCTGACCCTGATCACCCCTCGCCTGAAGGAAGGTAGAGAGGCTGACAGACGATTACGTGGAGGGTTCATCGTTCCTGAAGCTGCGGTTCGGAGAAGGAAGATCGATTTTCTGTCACCCCTCACCTGA